In Persephonella sp. IF05-L8, the following are encoded in one genomic region:
- a CDS encoding GNAT family N-acetyltransferase, whose product MEKIKLTNYEDKYLDTVIDILMDAYQDIPEYGEANRKQAKRYIKWLKKHSTFFKILFYEDEPAAFIVGDGNWIDIEGKHVGEIHELSVKKKFWGKRLGDFLLNKVLQHFKELGLKKSGLWVGEKNKRAIDFYKKHGFQETGIKYYGWVRMEKNL is encoded by the coding sequence ATGGAAAAGATTAAACTAACTAACTATGAAGATAAATATCTGGACACAGTTATTGATATACTGATGGATGCTTATCAGGATATTCCTGAATATGGAGAGGCCAATCGTAAACAGGCTAAAAGATATATCAAATGGCTAAAAAAACATTCCACATTTTTCAAAATATTATTTTATGAAGATGAGCCTGCAGCTTTTATTGTAGGAGATGGGAACTGGATTGATATTGAAGGGAAACATGTAGGAGAAATCCATGAACTTTCTGTAAAAAAGAAGTTCTGGGGCAAAAGATTAGGAGATTTCCTTTTAAACAAGGTTCTACAACACTTTAAAGAGCTTGGATTAAAAAAATCTGGACTATGGGTTGGGGAAAAAAATAAACGGGCAATAGATTTTTATAAAAAACACGGATTTCAGGAAACAGGGATAAAGTATTATGGCTGGGTAAGAATGGAGAAAAATCTGTAA
- a CDS encoding helix-hairpin-helix domain-containing protein: protein MAERVLLRYQVLLVLLMVGLSFGINKIFLQKGKVFSPDRLKININTADINTLIKVPYIKEKTATKIIKLREENGGFTNLNQLKNLRYYKKFKYFLKVE, encoded by the coding sequence ATGGCAGAGAGGGTCTTACTTAGATATCAGGTCTTGCTGGTGTTGTTGATGGTTGGTTTATCCTTTGGGATAAATAAGATTTTTTTACAGAAAGGAAAAGTATTTTCACCTGACAGATTAAAAATTAATATAAACACAGCAGATATAAATACTTTGATAAAAGTCCCATATATAAAAGAAAAAACTGCAACGAAAATAATAAAGCTAAGGGAAGAAAACGGCGGCTTTACAAATTTAAATCAGCTAAAAAATTTGAGATACTATAAAAAATTTAAATACTTTTTGAAGGTGGAGTGA
- a CDS encoding Sir2 family NAD-dependent protein deacetylase, giving the protein MDLEKNIQQAKEVLKEADALLITAGAGIGVDSGLPDFRGTEGFWRAYPIAKKLGLRFEELANPRWFKENPKLAWAFYGHRLNLYRKTQPHEGFHILRKLGESKKGKYFVFTSNVDGQFQKAGYDEKRIVEIHGSIHHLQCTLPCTDDIWPADDIEVEIDMEKFEAKEPLPRCIHCGEIARPNILMFGDWEWISHRTQGQEFRFENWLEHIYDMDYKLAIVEIGAGKAVPTVRVTSESIAYRYNGTLIRINPRDYDVPSSKHISLPMKGLEGIKAITEGLI; this is encoded by the coding sequence ATGGATTTAGAAAAAAATATTCAGCAAGCTAAAGAGGTTTTAAAAGAGGCAGATGCCCTGCTGATTACTGCAGGGGCAGGTATTGGAGTTGATAGTGGTCTGCCTGATTTCAGGGGAACAGAGGGTTTCTGGAGAGCCTATCCTATTGCCAAGAAGCTGGGACTTAGATTTGAAGAGCTTGCCAATCCAAGATGGTTTAAAGAAAATCCAAAGCTGGCATGGGCTTTTTATGGACACAGACTTAATCTATACAGGAAGACACAGCCACATGAAGGATTTCATATACTCAGAAAGTTAGGTGAAAGCAAAAAAGGAAAATATTTTGTTTTTACCTCCAATGTTGATGGTCAGTTCCAGAAAGCCGGTTATGATGAAAAAAGAATTGTTGAGATACACGGTTCAATTCATCATCTCCAGTGCACATTACCCTGCACAGATGATATATGGCCCGCAGATGACATAGAAGTTGAGATAGATATGGAAAAATTTGAGGCAAAAGAACCTCTACCAAGATGTATCCATTGTGGAGAGATAGCACGGCCGAATATACTGATGTTTGGAGACTGGGAATGGATTTCCCACAGAACGCAGGGACAGGAATTTAGATTTGAAAACTGGCTTGAACATATATACGACATGGATTACAAACTTGCAATTGTTGAGATAGGAGCTGGAAAAGCGGTTCCAACAGTTAGAGTAACATCCGAAAGTATTGCTTACAGATACAATGGAACTCTTATAAGAATAAATCCACGGGATTATGATGTCCCATCTTCAAAGCATATATCCCTCCCAATGAAAGGACTGGAAGGGATAAAGGCAATAACAGAAGGGCTGATATAA
- the pyk gene encoding pyruvate kinase has translation MKRAKIVATLGPATNTESRIKELIKNGVDVFRFNFSHGDHPTHRENLEKIRKVSKKLKKEVAILQDLSGPKIRVGEVKEPFYLHYEDEIWIVKDNIVGNKDKITINHPEILDKLKKGDRIYIADGTIRLEVIKKTQKGVLCKVLVGGMVSSRKGVNFPNIKLDIPALTEKDKKDLKFGIEIGIDIVALSFVKTAKDVQEAKKYVKKFGGDVPVFAKIEKHEAIEHIDEIIDEADGIMVARGDLGVEIDMEKVPVLQKMIIKKCNEKGKPVITATQMLTSMLTSPRPTRAEVSDIANAVLDGTDAVMLSDETAVGKYPVEAVKVMKRTIEETEKIYPFYQDRPVEDTTTAIASAGSSLAKDVNASSIVAFTKSGRTAINVAKFRPACRILGITHDIKVLRRLNIVWGVEPYMVIEEELDTDDMLRRFVKQAYKKDFSKKDIIVALLGYVGGLTGSTSIVRIIRDKDLKQLLGK, from the coding sequence ATGAAAAGGGCTAAAATCGTCGCAACATTGGGACCAGCCACAAACACAGAAAGTAGAATAAAAGAATTAATCAAAAATGGTGTAGATGTCTTTAGATTTAACTTTTCCCATGGAGACCATCCAACCCACAGGGAAAATCTTGAAAAAATCAGAAAGGTATCAAAAAAACTAAAAAAAGAAGTTGCTATCCTCCAAGACCTGTCGGGTCCCAAAATAAGAGTAGGAGAAGTAAAAGAACCTTTTTATCTACATTATGAAGATGAGATATGGATAGTTAAAGATAATATCGTAGGAAATAAAGATAAAATAACAATAAACCATCCTGAAATATTAGACAAACTCAAGAAAGGCGACAGAATATACATAGCAGATGGCACAATCAGGCTGGAAGTTATCAAAAAAACCCAGAAAGGAGTTTTATGTAAGGTTCTGGTTGGTGGGATGGTTTCATCCCGTAAAGGTGTAAATTTTCCAAATATAAAACTGGATATCCCAGCTTTAACAGAAAAGGACAAAAAAGACCTGAAATTTGGTATTGAGATTGGGATTGATATTGTTGCCCTTTCCTTTGTAAAAACAGCAAAGGATGTTCAGGAAGCCAAAAAGTATGTAAAAAAATTTGGTGGGGATGTTCCTGTATTTGCAAAAATAGAAAAACATGAAGCAATAGAACATATAGATGAAATAATAGATGAAGCAGATGGGATAATGGTTGCCAGAGGTGATTTAGGGGTTGAGATAGACATGGAAAAAGTTCCTGTCCTTCAAAAAATGATTATCAAAAAATGTAATGAAAAAGGTAAACCTGTTATAACAGCAACCCAGATGCTAACCTCAATGCTTACTTCACCCAGACCAACAAGGGCTGAAGTCTCAGATATAGCCAATGCTGTTTTAGATGGAACAGACGCAGTAATGCTGTCTGATGAAACGGCAGTGGGGAAATATCCTGTGGAAGCTGTAAAGGTAATGAAAAGAACCATTGAGGAAACAGAAAAGATATATCCGTTTTATCAGGATAGACCTGTTGAGGATACAACAACAGCCATAGCTTCTGCAGGTAGCTCACTTGCAAAAGATGTTAATGCCAGCTCAATAGTGGCATTTACAAAATCAGGTAGAACAGCCATAAATGTTGCTAAATTCAGACCTGCCTGCAGAATTCTGGGGATTACACACGATATAAAGGTCTTAAGAAGACTGAATATAGTCTGGGGAGTTGAGCCTTATATGGTAATAGAAGAGGAACTGGACACAGATGATATGCTCAGAAGATTTGTTAAACAGGCTTATAAAAAGGATTTCAGCAAAAAGGATATTATTGTTGCTCTGCTTGGTTATGTAGGAGGGCTTACAGGCTCAACCAGCATAGTCAGGATAATAAGAGATAAAGACCTTAAACAGCTACTTGGCAAATAA
- a CDS encoding sulfite oxidase-like oxidoreductase: MRRIVSPINSRTDRLPPGQHWTSKLHILGISDPPDIDLSSYRLKIFGEVEEPVVLTWDDILELEKVELIADFHCVTRWSYPDVEWIGFHVDEIKKLVNIKDTAKAVMIHSLDGYTTNIPLEYFFDEDVIFAYKLFGKPLPADHGYPLRLIVPKLYSWKSAKFVSGIEFMPENRPGFWEQRGYHILGDPWREQRYSV, encoded by the coding sequence TTGAGAAGAATAGTTAGTCCCATAAACAGTAGAACAGATAGGCTCCCTCCTGGGCAGCACTGGACAAGTAAACTCCATATCCTTGGTATATCCGACCCTCCTGATATAGATTTATCTTCTTACAGGTTAAAAATCTTCGGAGAGGTTGAAGAGCCTGTTGTTTTAACCTGGGATGATATTCTGGAGCTGGAAAAGGTAGAGCTGATAGCTGATTTCCATTGTGTTACCAGATGGAGCTATCCTGATGTTGAATGGATAGGCTTTCATGTTGATGAGATTAAAAAGTTAGTAAATATAAAAGATACTGCAAAAGCAGTGATGATACATTCTTTAGATGGCTATACTACTAATATCCCCCTTGAATATTTCTTTGATGAAGATGTGATATTCGCTTATAAGCTATTTGGCAAACCTTTACCTGCAGACCATGGTTATCCGTTGAGGCTTATTGTTCCCAAACTATACTCATGGAAAAGTGCAAAATTTGTGTCAGGTATTGAGTTTATGCCTGAGAATAGACCGGGGTTCTGGGAACAGAGAGGATATCATATTCTTGGAGACCCATGGAGAGAGCAGAGATACTCAGTTTAG
- a CDS encoding DNA double-strand break repair nuclease NurA: MRPELLNKTYRLKQELSQLAITLSDEITKEEVFSKWNSYEPSPVFRTTAAEDGSLNKKHYLGFYLYSVAGYAINFHQEQEYSEEVVGEIGLSVIKKTELIDQYLRMLMFLCELKALLKLALKEKPEFLLIDGTLSSRFITIFPKTDWFSGEEFEGKIANVAGEFIKELKENLFDEDIAAFSIKNKVIARLVEVLGNKGNRTDVVEATLAKLAYFEYLLLLHKLFYGLDWKPVVIGIAKTSHSTELFNKSLPDIRILHQHITEEGYTKPVYLNLEETKWEFSEIFEMVEREIAFQLKEVSIKYFYSKYDEGRTISLIEVYENPEHTDITPEYIMDTLHYFAVSGYPFPLRKADNEVRITHKDMELIENLLGLQRELHGREGLT, from the coding sequence TTGAGACCCGAACTTTTAAATAAAACTTACCGTTTAAAACAGGAATTATCCCAGCTTGCAATAACACTTTCTGATGAAATAACAAAAGAAGAAGTTTTTTCAAAATGGAATTCTTATGAACCATCTCCGGTATTTAGAACAACAGCAGCAGAGGACGGCTCTCTGAACAAAAAACATTATCTTGGTTTTTATCTGTATTCAGTTGCAGGTTATGCAATAAACTTTCATCAGGAGCAGGAATACTCAGAAGAGGTTGTAGGTGAAATAGGCCTTTCTGTGATAAAAAAAACAGAGCTTATTGACCAGTATCTCAGAATGCTGATGTTTTTGTGTGAATTGAAAGCTCTGTTAAAGCTTGCTTTAAAGGAAAAACCTGAATTTTTGCTTATAGATGGAACACTCAGCAGCAGATTTATAACGATATTTCCTAAAACAGACTGGTTTTCTGGTGAAGAGTTTGAAGGAAAAATAGCAAATGTTGCAGGTGAGTTTATAAAAGAGCTAAAGGAAAATCTATTTGATGAGGATATAGCTGCTTTTTCAATAAAAAATAAAGTAATAGCAAGACTTGTTGAAGTTCTGGGAAATAAAGGAAACAGAACAGATGTTGTAGAAGCAACACTGGCAAAACTTGCATATTTTGAGTATCTGCTGCTTCTTCATAAGTTATTTTACGGACTTGACTGGAAGCCTGTTGTTATTGGAATAGCAAAAACCTCCCATTCAACAGAGCTGTTTAATAAATCCTTACCAGATATCAGAATTTTGCACCAGCATATTACCGAAGAAGGATATACAAAACCGGTTTATCTAAATCTTGAAGAGACAAAATGGGAATTTTCTGAGATATTTGAAATGGTAGAAAGGGAGATAGCCTTTCAGCTTAAAGAGGTGAGTATAAAATATTTTTATTCTAAATATGATGAAGGTAGAACAATATCACTGATAGAGGTTTATGAAAATCCTGAACATACAGATATAACCCCTGAGTATATAATGGACACCCTGCATTATTTTGCCGTCTCAGGATATCCTTTCCCATTGAGAAAAGCAGATAACGAAGTGAGAATAACACACAAAGATATGGAACTGATAGAAAATCTACTGGGTCTTCAGAGGGAGCTTCATGGCAGAGAGGGTCTTACTTAG
- a CDS encoding AAA family ATPase has translation MLSKIYGQQKKDIYLLIFNLLKDSNIFGILYGKKGIGKKYVITSAINNLSSSFDKKIFIEATPLWKNEILSALGIEADAEISKEEFLIKFIDFLENFDGRVFIVINNAQNLTEKELSELAHLLNIKEKLSVFVIGTPQLKEKLNPFKIGKIEGNINFILEVKPPEFKEFKKYFTDKYGSQIEGKALKILYKMTGGSIEEAENTILRIGKFPIEPKDLGYKPNFLKPVLMGIVVFAIISVISYGIYYGFNYFNSPKEKEIVEKIKKLDKKLPEEGIITEGLPIKPKPKKNKKPLVKKVNFDEKSIIQEINQQLDKLSFNTPEIKFYQPVYNYLVQVAAFRNFDNAKKFAERLKKEFPNITVIKTKKGLSLVVIRAEDKKKAIKIKNKLKKYKLTAIIKRTGK, from the coding sequence ATGCTCTCAAAGATATACGGGCAGCAAAAAAAGGATATATATCTGCTTATATTTAATCTTCTAAAAGATAGCAATATTTTTGGAATTCTTTATGGCAAAAAAGGTATAGGTAAAAAATATGTTATAACCAGTGCAATCAATAATCTTTCTTCATCATTTGATAAAAAAATCTTCATTGAAGCTACACCTTTATGGAAAAATGAAATCCTTTCAGCCCTTGGGATAGAAGCAGATGCAGAAATATCCAAAGAGGAATTTTTAATTAAATTTATAGATTTTCTGGAAAATTTTGATGGCAGAGTATTTATTGTTATAAACAATGCACAAAATTTGACAGAAAAAGAGCTGTCAGAACTTGCACATCTATTAAATATAAAGGAGAAATTATCTGTTTTTGTGATAGGCACACCACAGCTGAAGGAAAAGCTAAACCCATTTAAGATAGGAAAAATAGAAGGCAATATAAATTTTATTCTTGAGGTTAAACCTCCTGAGTTTAAAGAGTTCAAAAAATATTTCACAGATAAATATGGTTCCCAGATTGAAGGAAAAGCCTTGAAAATACTTTACAAAATGACAGGTGGTTCTATAGAAGAGGCAGAAAATACCATCCTGAGAATAGGCAAATTTCCTATAGAGCCAAAAGACTTAGGATATAAACCGAATTTTTTAAAGCCTGTTTTAATGGGAATTGTTGTTTTTGCAATTATAAGTGTAATTTCATACGGAATTTATTACGGATTTAATTATTTTAATTCTCCAAAAGAGAAAGAAATAGTAGAAAAAATCAAAAAATTAGACAAAAAATTACCTGAAGAAGGTATAATTACAGAAGGTTTACCTATTAAGCCTAAACCGAAAAAAAATAAAAAACCCCTTGTTAAAAAGGTAAATTTTGATGAAAAAAGTATTATTCAGGAGATTAATCAGCAGTTAGATAAATTATCTTTTAATACACCTGAAATAAAGTTTTATCAGCCAGTTTATAATTATCTTGTTCAGGTGGCTGCATTCAGGAATTTTGATAACGCAAAGAAATTTGCTGAGAGACTAAAAAAAGAGTTTCCAAATATAACTGTAATTAAGACTAAAAAAGGACTTAGTCTTGTTGTAATCAGGGCTGAGGATAAGAAAAAAGCCATTAAGATAAAAAATAAGCTAAAAAAGTATAAACTGACTGCAATAATAAAAAGGACAGGGAAATGA
- a CDS encoding M20/M25/M40 family metallo-hydrolase produces MERAEILSLEKRLKDELFKLISIPSHRDCSQIQEYLKDRLNFIKFEDQKINKNNLYNIYSIFPEKPILINIHVDTVPPINMKDPFRPYEKNGRIYGRGAADTKGLIAALIIALEDFYKKYGFVPVSIAFTVDEEQNTALGSQELIKVLEPVESILVLEPTYGKLCTAQMGTYEFRLKVNLPSAHASEFEKFKNPAKEAFKAINLIEKELNRPVNILRFNSGWEHYAVPDKAEVLCEFKIFENEFVSDIESRLTDVIDNMDTQIEVIIEDYEEFNRFKKGQLIGLLKKAYQNEFNTEAKEGIMPSWTDASNYHKAGFECVIFGFADLSISHSDRESISIEELINNYRFLYRFFSILTQP; encoded by the coding sequence ATGGAGAGAGCAGAGATACTCAGTTTAGAAAAAAGGCTTAAAGATGAGCTTTTTAAACTGATATCCATACCTTCCCACAGGGATTGTTCACAGATACAGGAATATCTAAAAGACAGACTAAATTTTATAAAATTTGAAGACCAGAAAATAAATAAAAATAATCTCTACAACATTTACAGCATTTTTCCTGAAAAGCCAATTTTAATTAACATCCATGTAGATACTGTTCCACCTATCAATATGAAAGACCCTTTTAGGCCTTATGAAAAAAATGGCAGAATATACGGTAGAGGTGCTGCAGATACAAAAGGCTTAATAGCAGCCCTCATAATAGCCCTTGAGGATTTTTATAAAAAGTATGGCTTTGTCCCTGTATCCATTGCTTTTACGGTGGATGAGGAGCAGAACACTGCCCTTGGTTCACAGGAGTTAATAAAGGTTTTAGAGCCTGTTGAAAGCATTCTTGTTTTAGAACCAACCTACGGTAAGCTATGCACTGCCCAGATGGGAACCTATGAATTTCGCCTCAAGGTCAACCTACCGTCTGCCCACGCCTCTGAGTTTGAAAAGTTCAAAAATCCTGCAAAAGAAGCCTTTAAGGCAATAAATCTTATTGAAAAAGAGTTAAACAGACCTGTTAATATCCTCCGATTTAATAGTGGCTGGGAACATTATGCTGTTCCTGATAAAGCAGAGGTTTTGTGTGAGTTTAAGATATTTGAAAATGAGTTTGTTTCTGACATAGAAAGTAGGCTTACAGATGTTATAGATAATATGGACACACAGATAGAAGTTATTATTGAGGATTATGAAGAGTTTAACAGATTTAAAAAAGGACAGCTAATTGGTCTATTGAAAAAAGCATATCAGAATGAATTTAACACCGAAGCAAAAGAAGGTATTATGCCCTCCTGGACAGATGCTTCCAATTACCATAAAGCAGGGTTTGAATGTGTAATTTTTGGTTTTGCAGATTTATCAATTTCCCATTCAGACAGGGAAAGTATTTCTATTGAGGAATTAATAAATAACTATAGATTTCTTTACAGATTTTTCTCCATTCTTACCCAGCCATAA
- a CDS encoding creatininase family protein has product MLLENLSYVEVEAYLVEKDIVLIPIGSTEQHSPYGLIGTDFITAEAIAREVGKRLDILVAPTLTYGMSQHHMGFKGTVTLSPETMVGVIKDIVNSFLDHGFRRIVFINGHGGNIEPVKTAFTQLKYENKKGIFEIISWFLLPEVQEIERDIFEDKNGYHATPSEVSITKLLRPEAFKTKPSEKKRLTKPRNQIYYPLSREEFKQAYPDGRMESAPWLAKEKYGKLIMEEAVRVISNRIREILKMKIL; this is encoded by the coding sequence ATGCTGCTGGAAAATCTATCTTATGTGGAAGTAGAAGCATATTTAGTGGAAAAGGATATTGTTCTTATTCCTATTGGTTCAACGGAGCAGCATAGTCCTTACGGCCTTATTGGGACGGATTTTATTACAGCTGAGGCTATTGCCAGAGAGGTAGGAAAAAGACTTGATATTCTGGTGGCACCTACGTTGACTTACGGTATGTCCCAACACCACATGGGTTTTAAAGGCACAGTAACACTTTCACCTGAAACAATGGTAGGTGTAATTAAGGATATTGTTAATTCTTTTTTAGACCATGGTTTTAGAAGAATTGTTTTTATAAATGGGCATGGTGGGAATATAGAGCCTGTAAAAACAGCCTTTACCCAGCTGAAATATGAAAACAAAAAAGGAATATTTGAAATTATATCCTGGTTTTTACTTCCTGAAGTTCAGGAGATAGAGAGAGATATATTTGAGGATAAAAATGGATACCATGCCACTCCATCTGAAGTCTCAATAACAAAATTACTTAGACCTGAGGCTTTCAAAACAAAACCATCAGAGAAAAAAAGATTAACCAAACCGAGAAATCAGATTTATTACCCACTTTCCCGTGAAGAATTCAAACAGGCCTATCCAGATGGCAGAATGGAATCAGCCCCATGGCTTGCCAAAGAAAAATACGGAAAACTAATCATGGAAGAAGCTGTCAGAGTAATCTCAAACAGAATTAGAGAAATTCTAAAGATGAAAATATTATAA
- a CDS encoding nucleotidyltransferase domain-containing protein has translation MKKLVKVSFTYKEEKALKEIKEFLSQNFNGGEIFVYGSKIYGEHTQGSDLDLLIIIPDLNWKMKKKIINKITEINWKLDTNISPVVVSKEEWTKYLLIPLFQEVREKGLII, from the coding sequence ATGAAGAAATTAGTTAAAGTTAGTTTTACATATAAGGAAGAAAAAGCATTAAAAGAAATTAAGGAATTTTTAAGTCAAAATTTCAATGGAGGGGAAATTTTTGTATATGGCTCAAAAATTTATGGAGAACATACACAGGGAAGTGATTTAGATTTACTAATAATAATTCCAGATTTAAATTGGAAAATGAAGAAAAAAATCATTAATAAAATAACTGAAATTAATTGGAAATTGGATACCAATATAAGCCCTGTAGTTGTCTCAAAAGAAGAATGGACTAAATATCTTTTAATACCGTTGTTCCAAGAAGTCAGAGAAAAGGGATTAATAATTTGA
- the obgE gene encoding GTPase ObgE, whose translation MKFVDKAKIYVKGGDGGNGCVAFRREKFVPLGGPAGGNGGKGGDVILQADDRLTTLLDFKHKRHYKAQKGQHGSGSNKHGKNGEDLIIKVPVGTVVKDAETGEIIADLTKNGQTVVVAKGGKGGKGNAAFKTSTNQSPDYAEEGQPGEEKWIELELKLIADIGIVGFPNAGKSTLISVLSNARPKIADYPFTTLAPVLGVLKLDYGKNVVIADIPGLIEGAAEGHGLGHEFLRHIERTKALIHMIDISDYREREPEEAFEVINKEMEKFSPQLLEKPQIVVGNKIDILSDKTEIDRLKRYFEEKGYTFVPVSLATLEGVDKLKEEISKLYEKITGERG comes from the coding sequence ATGAAGTTTGTAGATAAAGCCAAGATTTATGTAAAAGGTGGAGATGGTGGAAATGGCTGTGTTGCTTTCCGCAGGGAGAAGTTTGTTCCTTTAGGGGGCCCTGCAGGTGGTAATGGCGGAAAAGGTGGAGATGTGATACTACAGGCTGATGATAGACTGACAACACTACTGGATTTTAAACATAAAAGGCATTACAAAGCACAAAAGGGGCAACACGGTTCAGGAAGTAATAAACATGGAAAAAATGGGGAAGACCTTATAATAAAAGTTCCTGTCGGAACAGTTGTAAAAGATGCAGAAACAGGAGAGATAATAGCAGACCTTACAAAAAATGGTCAGACAGTTGTCGTAGCAAAAGGAGGAAAAGGTGGTAAAGGAAATGCCGCATTTAAAACCTCAACAAACCAGTCCCCTGATTACGCAGAAGAAGGGCAGCCTGGGGAGGAAAAATGGATAGAGCTTGAGCTTAAGCTGATTGCTGATATTGGTATAGTAGGATTTCCAAATGCTGGAAAATCAACCCTTATATCTGTTTTATCCAATGCAAGACCAAAGATAGCAGATTATCCATTTACAACCCTTGCTCCAGTCTTAGGTGTTTTAAAACTGGATTATGGAAAGAATGTTGTTATAGCCGATATCCCCGGACTTATAGAAGGAGCAGCAGAAGGACACGGTCTTGGACATGAGTTTTTAAGACATATAGAAAGGACAAAGGCTCTAATTCATATGATTGATATATCAGATTACAGGGAAAGGGAGCCTGAAGAGGCTTTTGAAGTAATAAACAAAGAAATGGAAAAGTTCTCCCCACAGCTACTTGAAAAACCACAGATTGTTGTAGGAAACAAAATAGATATCCTGTCAGACAAAACAGAAATAGACAGGCTAAAAAGATATTTTGAAGAAAAAGGGTACACATTTGTTCCTGTTTCCCTTGCAACCCTTGAAGGAGTTGATAAACTAAAAGAAGAAATCTCAAAACTTTATGAAAAAATTACGGGAGAGAGGGGATGA
- a CDS encoding transcriptional repressor codes for MKEIKRRNTQQRKVILDILRSTDIHPTADWIYERAREVIPNISLGTVYRNLKILKEEGLILELNDGKQSRFDGRIDRHFHFKCAQCNSIYDIETEGIVEMKTDILNKKGYSVETWDVVFTGICPTCSGNQS; via the coding sequence ATGAAAGAGATTAAAAGAAGAAATACCCAGCAAAGAAAGGTTATTCTGGATATTTTAAGGTCTACTGATATCCATCCAACAGCAGACTGGATATATGAAAGGGCAAGAGAAGTTATCCCTAATATAAGCCTTGGTACAGTTTATAGAAACTTGAAAATTCTTAAAGAAGAAGGGCTTATATTAGAGTTGAATGATGGAAAACAAAGTAGATTTGATGGGAGAATAGACAGACACTTTCATTTTAAATGTGCCCAGTGTAATAGTATTTATGATATAGAAACAGAAGGGATTGTTGAAATGAAAACAGACATTCTGAACAAAAAAGGATATTCAGTGGAAACGTGGGATGTAGTATTTACCGGAATATGTCCTACTTGTAGTGGTAATCAAAGTTGA